The window ACCTTCGTATTCATCATTGTACACATCATCATACGGCAGACCTTCACGCGATGCATCTACGTCAAGATTGACCCCTTGATTACTACCACTCCCAACAGAAACCATATTTGCAGGTGTTTCTCCGTTATTGCTACTAGCCGGCGAAAGCAGAGAACCATCTCCTCTAAATTGGAAAACCGAGTTTGCAGTGCTTTTCGACACACCATTATCGACATCTGTCCCATATCCAGTGTAGGCAAATCCTACATCGTAGCTTCGATCGTCGTTATTGACTATAGCAATGATATTACTGAAGTCAATATCTCCTGGAGGAGTTCCTGCAGCAACAGCCGTCTGGACGGTAGCCATCCCATTTCCAGCATCCTTGGCTATCGCTAGTGGTAAATCGTCGAGAGAAAGAGAATCAAAGGCGATGTTACCGCTACTGTCGATGTATTCTGGAGAGTTATCACCAGTATACACATGGGATCCTACTGTGAGTCCTTTATCATCTCCAGGAACAATATCGAGTTCGACATCCTCGCTTTGTGTCACTATCGACATCGCGGAGTCACTGTTAGCTGACGTAGCGTCGAACGCACCCGTTCCGAGTGCCGTCCCTGCGCCGAGTGCGAGCGTTCCGATCGCCGTGATGACCTGTCTTCGTTTCATTGTGGAGTGAATTTGAATTTATAGTAAGATTTTATAATAATTATGGCTCGTTTCGACTAGTTCTCCCCGGCGACGATCGTCAGACCGGTGTCCTCAGCGTCCGTGTCGTCCACGGTCGCCTGTCTGGTGTCGATCTCGACATCGAGTTCTGCGGATTCGCCTTCGTCGAGGTCTTGGGTACTACCATCTCCGACGCTGTTGGAACCAGTCTCACCGACGTAGAAGGTGACCACAGCCGCGCTGTTGTCTCCCTCCGAAGGAACGAGAACTGATGCGCTGTCACCAGGTTCTGCCGATTCCGGGCCATCAGTGGAGACTCCGACCGTCGTACTGGCGTCGGTGTCGGCCGCGTTGTTCGTGATCGTGACGATACCGTCGATCGTCGTGATCGCTTCCTCGTTGAGCCCGCTGCCATCCGGACCGCCGATGTTGATCGTCAGTGTTCCATCGTCGCCGCTGTTGTCTTCGACGTAGTCACCGTCACCCGTGATACTGAGGAACGCGCTCGCGTCGCCCGCGGTGCTCACTTCGACGGAGCGTTCCGCGCTCACTGTGGTGAACGCACCCGTACCCACGAGTGCGCCGCCGCCGCCGACCAATGCTCCGAGTCCGATCAGTACGTTTCGTCTGCTGAGTGCCATAGTAGTGTTCTCCTAACACGGGGTGGCCCGTGTCGCTATCTGTATAATGTACCCTTACCCACTTTGTATTCAGGTGCTTGAATCGGATTCAAGCCCGGCGAGTAATCCGTAATCACCCGTTACGAAGAGCATATTCGTCTTCAAGCTCTGCTTTCTCGACGGTTTAGCGCTCCGAGTAATCGAGGCCGCACCGTCGACGGGTCGAAACAGTTCAAACAGCCATCACAAATTCTTATTGTTCGGCTCGGGCAATACGTTGACAGCGCCGTCCCGGCGAGTAGGTCCCCAGGCGTCGCGGTAGCGACCCACCCAACAATGGCCGATGTCTTGATCGTCGAGGATCTCGGGCTCCAGCGAGCGGTCCTCCGCGGATTCCTGAGCACGACCCATACCGTCGTTGGAGAGGCGACGACCGAACGGGAGGCGGTGCGGCTCGCCCGTCACCACGCGCCCGACGTCGTGGTGATGGATCTGAACCTCGAACGCGGAAACGGGGTCGAAGCGACGGCGGTGATCAAGACCCTCGATCCGTCGATCGCGGTCGTCGTCAGCACGGTCACCGTCACCGAGGCCGTCCGCGAGCAGGCGATGGAAGCGGGCGCGGACGCGTACCTCTCGAAACCGTACGGCAAGGCGGATCTCTTGGAGGCCATCGAGTCGACGCTGGGCTGACGTCGACCACGGCCGGACACCGAGCGCCCGGAACCGTATCAAGCGTTATATCGATCGATCGTCTAGGCGCTCGCGTGAAGCTCTCGACGGCCGTCCAGAACGGGGTCCTCATCCTGCTGATCCTCGCCGTCGGTGCGATGCTGTTCGGGCAGGCGGCCGGACAGCCGGTCCTCCTCGGCTACGTCGAGACCGGGAGTATGGAACCCACGATGGAGCCCGGCGACGGGTTCGTCGCCGTGCCGTCGGCCATCGCCGGGCCGCCACAGGAGGGCGACGTCGTCGTCTTCGTCGCCGAGGAGCTGCAAGGCGGAGGGCTGACCACCCACCGGATCGTCGGCGAGACAGAAGAGGGCTATATCACCCGCGGCGACGCGAACCCGTTCACCGACCAGTCGGGGGCCGAACCGCCGGTCACCGAAGAGCAGATCGTCGCCGAAGCGCTGCAGATCAACGGTCAGGTGGTCGTCATTCCGAACCTGGGCTCCGGCGTCGTCGGCTTCCAGGAGTGGCTGACGAGTGCGTGGGCCGCGATCGGAGTCGGTGCGCTCCTGAGCGGCGGCGGGTCCGCACAGTCGCTGGTCCTTCTGGGCATCGGCATCATCGCCGTCGGCTTCGTCGTCGACGCGTTCACCGGAGACCGGGGGACGAGTCGGCGGAGTCGGCGCCGCTCGAACTACATCAAGACGTCGACGTTCCTGCTCGTGCTCGCACTCGTCGTACTGGCCCCCGCGACGGCGAGTATGATGGTCCCCTCGGGGACGACGTCCTTCGACATCGTCAGCTCGGAGTCGCCGAACGAGAACCCGCTGGTCATCGGTGTCGGCGAGGAAGCGACCGTCGAATACCGCGTCGCCAACGACGGATTCATTCCCGTCCTGACCGTGATCGAACCGCGGAGCCCCAGCCTCTCGGTGTCGCGCTCGTCGTTCATCGTCTCGGGGCGCTCCGAGGAGGTGACCTCCCTCCGGATACGGGCACCGGACGCCACCGGGTCCTACACGCGCAGCATCTCCGAGTGGCGGTACCTCCCGATCCTCCCGCGTTCTGTCATCCTCGCGCTGCACGCGATACACCCGGTCGTCGCCGTGCTGGTCATCGATCTGGTGCTGTTGACCGTCGCGGTCACGGCGGGGCTCATCGCGGTGGGAGTCGGCCCGATACGGATGCGGTCGACCGGACGGAACATCACGCTCGTCCAACAACTCAAGCGGCGGCTGTTCTGAGCGGTATCGATCCCGCTGTCGTGTCCGTGCGGCCCGTGGCGGTCCTCCCGCTCGTGCGGGCTGTGGCGGTCTCCCCGCCCGTGCAGTCGTAGGCGACCCGCACGTCGAGTTCCCGGTTCGAGGCCGTCGTGTTCGTGCTCGTTTCCACGACGGTCACCGTCAGCCGTGCGGTCCCCGACGCCTCGGTCGAGGCCACACACCGCGCGAACAGTCGATGCTGTCCGCCCTGCGGAATCGTCACCGTGTCGCTGGCGTTCCGAAGTGCGATCGCATCGGCGTCGGTGCGCGCCCGGTACGTGACGTTGACCGTCGCGTCCGCGTCGTTGACGAGCGCGGCGACGACGACTCCCGCTTCGCTCGTTCGATCGTCCTCGGTTGTCCCGGCTGCTGTCCTCGATGTCGAGTCCGTGGACTCGGAGTCGGGTCCCGCGTCCGTCACCTCGGTGTCCGTCGCGACGAGGGAGATCGGCCCCTCGGAGCGACCGTCGCCCGGGAGTCCGTCGGCGCTATCGCCGAAGAGCGCTCCGAAGCCGGCACTCGGCACGGCGGCGAACGTGACGCCGGCCGCGATGAGCAGCAGCCCGAGGTACCAGAGGTTGCGGTCCATACGAGAGAGACCGTGGTTGTCTCCAACAGCGTCTCCCGCCGTCTTGTACTCTTCGGGCGCCGCACCGGAGTCAGTGCCGGATTCGAACACCGTACCCGACGAAGGACGGAACGGATCGAAGCGGGGCCGAGAACCTCTCAGATGTCGAGCCACTCGTCGGCCTGGATCTCGTCCAGCGCGTAGTAGTAGATCTCCGAACTGTCGATCACCGCGTAGGCGTCGATCTGCGGGTCGTGGATCACCCGGCGGTTGGTATCGATCGCGACGTCGACGAGGTCTTCGAGCGTCAGGATCGAGATGTACTGCTTCTCGGAGTCGGTGGGGAACTGCCCTCGGGAGATCCACTCGGCGTGCTGGTCGTGGACGATCTGCGTCCGAAGCTCCTCGGGATCGACACGGTCTTCGAGGCGGCTCACGACGGCGGCGACGCCGAACAGGAGGAGCCCGACCGCCGCGAGGCCGCCGTACTCCGCCGGGCTCGGTGGCTGGGTGACCTCTCGCTCGACGAAGGTCGATTCGGTCTCTTCGGCCGCGAGCGCCCCGTCGATGTAGTACGATTGGCCCTGGATCACGAACGGTGCGGTCGATCGAAGCGTCCCCTCGTACTCTCCGGTGCTGTAGGTCACTTCCAGGAGCAATCGGAGTCGGAACTGGCCGACGTCTTGGGCGTCCTCCAGCAGGACCGCGAGATCCCGTCCGACCGCGGAGACGTTCACCGTCTCCGAGGCGGTCACGCGGCCGTCCGAGACGGTCTCGTTCGTCTCGATGAGCGTCCGCGTCGAGCGGTAGAACGGCTGTCCGTCGCGGGTCCCGAGAATCTCCAGTTCGAGCCGTTGCGCCACGCTGACCCGCTGTCCGGACGGTACCGTGGTGTTGGCCTCGAATCTCATCGACGGCGAGGCCGAGAGGAAGTAGACCGAACGGTTCTCGAGCCGTTCCCCCTGTTCGTACAGCGCCGTCGGCCGAGTCACCAGCGCGCTCGACCCCACGCGGGTCTCGAACGTCTGCTGGTCGGTTTCCTCGGTGATCGTCTGTGTGGTCGGCGTACTGAACACGTAGCCCGCACCGACGAGACAGAGCACGCCACCCAGCAGTAACAGCGCGACAACCAGCCTGTGGTTCTCACTGACGAACAGTTTGACACGGTGCTCAAACGCCATCGGGGGCAGTTCCTCCAGAGAGAAGCGCGATCGAACACCGACAGGCGGGAGACATCGTGTTTAATATGGTCGTAACGGTAACAAAACTTTTGTTCTCACTCACCTTAGGTACGGTAACTGTACCGACCGAGATGTCCAACGACATTCCAGACAGCGGTGACGGCCCCTCGACGACCACCTCCTTCGAGGAGTGGTTAGACCAGCACGCCGCGACCCAGGGCATCTCGCGCGAGGAGCTTTTCGAGCGGTTAGTCTCCTCTTACTGGACGCTCAACGAACTGATGCAACTGCTCGACGACTCGGGGAGCGGCAACCCCTCGTTCGGAGGGGCGTCCGAGCCGACCGACGAGTCCGGAGCGCTCCCGATCGGTCCCGAACGAACCGATCCGACCGCAGAGGCCGAACACGCCGGAACGGATGGGTCACGAAACGACCGCGAGGCGGCGACCGACGTCGAGGCGCTGGCCGAGGAACTCGATACACTCGGGGACCGCGTCGACGAACTGCAATCGACGCTCGAAGCGGAGGCGGAGCGCGGTCGATCGCTGGATCAGGTCACCGAGACGATCGCGACTCGGCTCGCGGAGGTCGAATCGGAACTGGAGGGCCTGGCGTCGGAGTCGGAGGCGACCCGCGAGTCGCTCACCAGGGAGTACGAGTCCCTCTCCGAGCGGGTCGAGACGATCGAGTCGGAACTCGACAGGGAGCGGGAGACGCGAGCCACGGAACAGCGAGAGCTGGCTACAGAGCAGAAGGAGATCAGGTCGCGGCTGGACTCGGAGTTCGACAACCTGGAGACGATCCTCAAATACCTCGTCTCTCAGACCGACGAACTGGGGGCTGACCTCGCGAGTGCAGAGTCGCGGTACGAGGACGCGCTGTCGCGGATCCGCCGGGAGCAAGAGACGTTGGCCTCGCTCAAACGCGACGCCGCGGCGGCGGACGCACACGCCGGCGAGTGCGAGTCCTGCGGTGAAACGGTCGACCTCGACCTGCTTTCTCGACCGTACTGCCCGCACTGTGAAGAGGGGCTGACCGGGGTCGAGAAACAACGCAAGTGGCTGCTCTTCTCTGATACCCTCGTCACCACGGACGACGAAGGCCGCTCGAAGCCCACGGAAGGAACGCGGGGACAGACCGGGAGACAGCCGCCCTCGCAGCCGCGGTCCGGGAGCGGAACCCGAAGCCAGGCTCCGTCTTCGAAGGGAGGCGGCTCATCGATACCGACTGGCTCCAGTGAGTCACGGTCGTCGGTCGGTGACCACGAAACGCGCGGCCGCGGGGCCGACTCCGGAACGCAGCGTCGGGGCGACGAAGCGGAGACGGTCGAATCGGAGACGGCCGCCGATCGAACCCTGGGCGGATTCTCGGGATTCGATTCCGCGGAGGACGAGGACGTCGAATCCGCGGCCGACAGCGCGACCGAACGGACGGACGAGACGGCCTCCCCCTTCGAGTTCGGCGACTCCGGAACGGACCCGAGAGACACGGCTTCGGAGTCCGCTTCCGAACCCAGCAGGCAGGGGGGCCGGGGGTCTACGGGACGGAACCGGGACCAGGAGGACCCACGTCGGCGAACCCCGGCCGAGCCCGAAGCGGCCGAGTACGCTGCGGGGGGCGACGAGCGGTCATCCACGCAGTCGGAATCGGCGTCCGGATCCGATTCGCCATTCGGGAACCTCGAAGATCTGGAACGGCGAGAAGGCGTCGACGAGTAAACTACTCCACCCTACTCGCTCACGGCGTCGCCGTTCGCTTCGTTGAGGGTTCCGTCAGACTTCGTCTGACGGCGTGCAGACTGTGCGTCTGCACTGGGGTTTTCGCGTGGACTCTCGTTCTGGCCTTCACAGGCAGGCTCGTAATCGCCGTTCACGTTCAACGTCCCGCGATTCAAGCGCACGTTTACGGGTGCGCCTCCGCTCGACGACTTTTGCGCCGAACGGAGATACTTCAGACCGATATTCTTCGCCGCGTTATAGTCAGCGTTCACTTCGTAGCCGCACTTCTGGCAACAGAACCACTCTTGTGTCTGGCGGTTCTCGCGGAGTGTCGTCCCACACTTCGAACACCGTTGGGATGTGTAGGTGGGACTCACTTGCTCGACCGAGATGCCGACCACCTCGGCTTTGTATTCAACGTACTCGAACAGCCGGCGGAACGCCCAGACGTGGAATTTCTTGGCGTTCGGCATCCGCTCACGAATTCCAGTCAGGTTCTCGAACGCGATCACGTCGCAGTCGGTTTCGACGGCTTCCGCGATGAGTTCCTTCGAGACGGTGTGTAAGAAGTGGTCGTAGCGGCCTGTCTCCGTGCGTCCGACCGACTGGATAGTTTCGTGAGCGGCTCGCGTTCCACGTTGTTGAAGCGATCCGCGCCGCTTCTCGAACTCGCGGTGCCAGTGGTTCAACTCTGATCCGTTCCAGAACGTACCTGTCGAAGTGACGGCGACGTTTTCGATGCCGAGGTCAACGCCGAGGACTGTGCTGTGCTCGTCGTTGCCTTCGTCGGCAGTCTCGAACTCCACGTCCGCCTTTGTTCGGACGTGAAGGTAGAAATCCCCCTCTCGGTAGTGGAGTTCTGCGCCCGTCACTTCGTAATTAGTATTGAACAAGTACTTCGAGTGTGGCGTCTCGCGGTTCTCGTCGGGAAGAACGTACTCGGCGGTGATGCGTCCGTCCACGGTTGAGAGTGTGGCGTGGTCGTCGTTGAACGTCGCACACCGCTTGTCGTAGACGAGCGTCGGGGCGGAGAAGTGCGGTTTTCCTGCGTAATCACCTTGCTTCCACCGAGCGACGACGCTCTGGACGGCGTCGGCGGCCTTGTTGCGGGCGTTCTGCACGAGATTCGCTTGGAGCCGAGTCTCTGCCCGCACGTGGTCGTACGTTTCGCGTTGGAGTTCGGCTTTGCTTGTCGTCTTGTACTCGCCTTGCCACGCGTGGTCTACGACGTAATTGGCAGCCCACAAGAACTCGGAGACGGTTTCGTGGAGGAGGTCGGCGTCGCTGTCTGCCACGTCGAGTTTTACTGGAACAGTACGACGGACCTCCATCCGTACTTCAGATGGGTGTCTATGCCTTTATATTAGTGACGGGTCGTTGGGAGTCGGTCAGCAATCGAGCGTGGTTGGTGTCGTACTGTGTCGGTTTCCTCTCCGACCTACTCGCTCGCTACGCTCGCTCCTTGAGGTCGGAGGCTCCTCCTTGCATTCGCTGAAGTCCGTTTGCGGCGATCGACGCCCGCTCACAACAGCGAGACCGACCCGTCGTCGTCGAACTGGAGGACCGTATCGAACAGCGACTGGAACGTGCGGACGGTCTGGTCGTCGTGCTGCTGTGGGTCGAAGTGGTAGTGAGCGCGGACGCCGGCAGACTGCACGCGGCCGCGGAGGACGTGCAGGAACCGAAACACCCGCTCGTGGTCGTCGTTCAGGCTGAGCAGGTCCGAGAGGGAGTGAAAACACATCGTCGTCTGCCCCGACGTCTCCTCCCACTCCGTGAGGATCTTGCTGGTCACGATGCCGATCCGTCGGAGGTCCTGCGTGTTCGAGACGCTTCTGACCGTGACGGGGCCGTCGTACTCGTCGTAGCTCACCTCCCGGTTGTAATTCCGCACGTCGACGACGGCCGTCTCACCGACCGGTCCGTTGAGGTAGTTTTCGAGCACCGAGAGGCGTTGGCTCGGCGTGTCGGTGATCGTGATCACGAGGAGGTTCACGCGCTCTTCCGAACGGGACTCCATCAGTCGCGAACAGAGCCCCTGTTCTGCGGGACAGTCGGAGGGGCCGTTCAGGAGGACGTTGGACGCCCCGCCGGTCAGTTCCAGGAGGGCCTCCGTTTTCGGATCGAGGGCGGACTCCCTGCCGCTCTCTTCACCCTGAGCGACGAAGTCCCACTCGCCGAGGT is drawn from Halobellus limi and contains these coding sequences:
- a CDS encoding response regulator, with the protein product MADVLIVEDLGLQRAVLRGFLSTTHTVVGEATTEREAVRLARHHAPDVVVMDLNLERGNGVEATAVIKTLDPSIAVVVSTVTVTEAVREQAMEAGADAYLSKPYGKADLLEAIESTLG
- a CDS encoding signal peptidase I, producing the protein MKLSTAVQNGVLILLILAVGAMLFGQAAGQPVLLGYVETGSMEPTMEPGDGFVAVPSAIAGPPQEGDVVVFVAEELQGGGLTTHRIVGETEEGYITRGDANPFTDQSGAEPPVTEEQIVAEALQINGQVVVIPNLGSGVVGFQEWLTSAWAAIGVGALLSGGGSAQSLVLLGIGIIAVGFVVDAFTGDRGTSRRSRRRSNYIKTSTFLLVLALVVLAPATASMMVPSGTTSFDIVSSESPNENPLVIGVGEEATVEYRVANDGFIPVLTVIEPRSPSLSVSRSSFIVSGRSEEVTSLRIRAPDATGSYTRSISEWRYLPILPRSVILALHAIHPVVAVLVIDLVLLTVAVTAGLIAVGVGPIRMRSTGRNITLVQQLKRRLF
- a CDS encoding DUF5305 domain-containing protein, translated to MAFEHRVKLFVSENHRLVVALLLLGGVLCLVGAGYVFSTPTTQTITEETDQQTFETRVGSSALVTRPTALYEQGERLENRSVYFLSASPSMRFEANTTVPSGQRVSVAQRLELEILGTRDGQPFYRSTRTLIETNETVSDGRVTASETVNVSAVGRDLAVLLEDAQDVGQFRLRLLLEVTYSTGEYEGTLRSTAPFVIQGQSYYIDGALAAEETESTFVEREVTQPPSPAEYGGLAAVGLLLFGVAAVVSRLEDRVDPEELRTQIVHDQHAEWISRGQFPTDSEKQYISILTLEDLVDVAIDTNRRVIHDPQIDAYAVIDSSEIYYYALDEIQADEWLDI
- a CDS encoding RNA-guided endonuclease InsQ/TnpB family protein; translated protein: MEVRRTVPVKLDVADSDADLLHETVSEFLWAANYVVDHAWQGEYKTTSKAELQRETYDHVRAETRLQANLVQNARNKAADAVQSVVARWKQGDYAGKPHFSAPTLVYDKRCATFNDDHATLSTVDGRITAEYVLPDENRETPHSKYLFNTNYEVTGAELHYREGDFYLHVRTKADVEFETADEGNDEHSTVLGVDLGIENVAVTSTGTFWNGSELNHWHREFEKRRGSLQQRGTRAAHETIQSVGRTETGRYDHFLHTVSKELIAEAVETDCDVIAFENLTGIRERMPNAKKFHVWAFRRLFEYVEYKAEVVGISVEQVSPTYTSQRCSKCGTTLRENRQTQEWFCCQKCGYEVNADYNAAKNIGLKYLRSAQKSSSGGAPVNVRLNRGTLNVNGDYEPACEGQNESPRENPSADAQSARRQTKSDGTLNEANGDAVSE
- a CDS encoding DUF7504 family protein — translated: MGNDEETSSTSDSDRSSSLSELADRLSGGSGEVDKAGETGGSQSLSELAESLERRSDAEPTLDDEDLGEWDFVAQGEESGRESALDPKTEALLELTGGASNVLLNGPSDCPAEQGLCSRLMESRSEERVNLLVITITDTPSQRLSVLENYLNGPVGETAVVDVRNYNREVSYDEYDGPVTVRSVSNTQDLRRIGIVTSKILTEWEETSGQTTMCFHSLSDLLSLNDDHERVFRFLHVLRGRVQSAGVRAHYHFDPQQHDDQTVRTFQSLFDTVLQFDDDGSVSLL